A genomic stretch from Oreochromis niloticus isolate F11D_XX linkage group LG11, O_niloticus_UMD_NMBU, whole genome shotgun sequence includes:
- the LOC109204219 gene encoding uncharacterized protein LOC109204219 isoform X1, with product MSSNGKARMLHVGFYFCGDRNFSNMKQKGFIFTFLLVWNFSIFSGNMTVNINQQRDILPVATQLNFSLGCRAVIPYQDCSHHLDSFKWLYKKDQSSTQVQLFFQDKNGVQYHQMSNPKLKIGSNRSLVISSFTEDDEGVYWCETCQETCQKSTDIIVKKETWKEVNKTVYTVAGSSFQHTCSSKLDKMKWSFEATTALGKSELRATTENLTFNKSIYIGNVRKENAGKYTCWMSNCVGHSIKLVTINLCVVTVYDSKDSSASCAVTCGMKSNNPNRTSTTSVHVHSHGSLKCNIDSVFDGYTTVTMSPTFSTNAFSTTTGFEKEPEDWIPLICGISVSCVILMALIIFCFKSRLHSAFPVQNCCCGLNSRVEEESSVVYSSIIIRTPGKRINHMTSSDCVYCEIKV from the exons ATGAGCAGTAATGGTAAAGCCAGGATGCTTCATGTTGGGTTTTATTTCTGCGGGGACAGGAATTTCTCCAATATGAAACAGAAAGGcttcattttcacttttttactTGTTTGGAACTTCTCTATTTTCTCAGGAAACA tGACTGTTAATATAAATCAGCAACGTGATATTTTGCCAGTCGCAACACAACTTAATTTTTCGCTGGGATGTCGAGCTGTGATACCGTATCAGGATTGCAGCCATCATTTAGACTCTTTCAAATGGCTTTACAAGAAGGACCAAAGTAGTACGCAGGTTCAGTTGTTCTTCCAAGATAAGAATGGAGTGCAATATCATCAAATGTCCAATCCCAAATTGAAAATTGGATCCAACCGTTCCTTGGTCATCAGTTCTTTTACTGAGGATGATGAAGGTGTGTACTGGTGTGAAACTTGCCAAGAAACATGCCAAAAGTCCACTGACATCATAGTGAAGAAAG AGACATGGAAAGAAGTCAATAAGACAGTTTACACTGTTGCCGGCAGCAGTTTTCAGCACACATGTTCAAGTAAACTTGATAAAATGAAATGGAGTTTTGAAGCAACGACTGCTCTCGGGAAATCAGAACTAAGAGCAACAACAGAGAATTTGACTTTCAACAAGTCTATATATATTGGAAATGTCAGAAAAGAAAATGCTGGGAAATACACCTGCTGGATGAGTAACTGTGTCGGACACAGTATTAAGCTAGTCACTATCAATTTGTGTGTAGTTACAG TATATGACAGTAAGGATTCATCTGCATCTTGTGCTGTGACGTGCGGCATGAAATCCAATAATCCAAACAGAACTTCAACTACATCTGTGCATGTACATTCACACGGGTCCCTAAAGTGCAATATAGATTCAGTGTTTGATGGATACACTACAGTTACTATGAGTCCCACATTTAGCACAAACGCATTTAGCACAACAACAG GTTTTGAAAAAGAGCCTGAAGACTGGATCCCACTTATTTGTGGTATATCAGTATCATGTGTCATTTTAATGGCACTTATCATTTTTTGCTTCAAATCAAGATTACATTCAG CATTTCCTGTTCAAAATTGTTGCTGTGGCTTGAATAGCAGG GTGGAAGAGGAGTCTTCAGTGGTTTATTCATCAATTATCATCAGGACACCTGGCAAAAGAATTAATCACATGACCTCTAGTGATTGTGTTTATTGTGAAATAAAAgtatag
- the LOC109204219 gene encoding uncharacterized protein LOC109204219 isoform X2, translating to MSSNGKARMLHVGFYFCGDRNFSNMKQKGFIFTFLLVWNFSIFSGNMTVNINQQRDILPVATQLNFSLGCRAVIPYQDCSHHLDSFKWLYKKDQSSTQVQLFFQDKNGVQYHQMSNPKLKIGSNRSLVISSFTEDDEGVYWCETCQETCQKSTDIIVKKETWKEVNKTVYTVAGSSFQHTCSSKLDKMKWSFEATTALGKSELRATTENLTFNKSIYIGNVRKENAGKYTCWMSNCVGHSIKLVTINLCVVTAFPVQNCCCGLNSRVEEESSVVYSSIIIRTPGKRINHMTSSDCVYCEIKV from the exons ATGAGCAGTAATGGTAAAGCCAGGATGCTTCATGTTGGGTTTTATTTCTGCGGGGACAGGAATTTCTCCAATATGAAACAGAAAGGcttcattttcacttttttactTGTTTGGAACTTCTCTATTTTCTCAGGAAACA tGACTGTTAATATAAATCAGCAACGTGATATTTTGCCAGTCGCAACACAACTTAATTTTTCGCTGGGATGTCGAGCTGTGATACCGTATCAGGATTGCAGCCATCATTTAGACTCTTTCAAATGGCTTTACAAGAAGGACCAAAGTAGTACGCAGGTTCAGTTGTTCTTCCAAGATAAGAATGGAGTGCAATATCATCAAATGTCCAATCCCAAATTGAAAATTGGATCCAACCGTTCCTTGGTCATCAGTTCTTTTACTGAGGATGATGAAGGTGTGTACTGGTGTGAAACTTGCCAAGAAACATGCCAAAAGTCCACTGACATCATAGTGAAGAAAG AGACATGGAAAGAAGTCAATAAGACAGTTTACACTGTTGCCGGCAGCAGTTTTCAGCACACATGTTCAAGTAAACTTGATAAAATGAAATGGAGTTTTGAAGCAACGACTGCTCTCGGGAAATCAGAACTAAGAGCAACAACAGAGAATTTGACTTTCAACAAGTCTATATATATTGGAAATGTCAGAAAAGAAAATGCTGGGAAATACACCTGCTGGATGAGTAACTGTGTCGGACACAGTATTAAGCTAGTCACTATCAATTTGTGTGTAGTTACAG CATTTCCTGTTCAAAATTGTTGCTGTGGCTTGAATAGCAGG GTGGAAGAGGAGTCTTCAGTGGTTTATTCATCAATTATCATCAGGACACCTGGCAAAAGAATTAATCACATGACCTCTAGTGATTGTGTTTATTGTGAAATAAAAgtatag